In the Elusimicrobiota bacterium genome, TGAACTTGGTTCAGGATCTCATTATCGTCGGGATGCTAGATTCTGAAATAAATTCAGAATGACATCAGGGATATATTTTAGCAATTATGACACAGTCTCAGGAGTCGGCGGGTTCATCTTCGCATTCATTCCCGTAAAAAAGTCGGGGGTTTTCCCTGCCTCCGCCATTGGCGGACGGTGCGAATCTGAACTGAGCAGCTTAAATCAACAAAGTATTTGAAAATATTTATTTTTATAATAAGAGGAAAAAACAATTGGATAAAATAGTAATTCGCGGCGCAAGGCAGCACAACCTAAAGAACTTAAATATTGAAATACCCAGAAATAAACTGGTTGTTATCACTGGTTTGTCAGGTTCGGGCAAATCTTCCCTTGCGTTTGATACCATTTATGCTGAAGGCCAGAGGCGCTATGTTGAGTCGTTATCGGCATATGCCCGTCAGTTCCTTGAGCTTATGGATAAGCCGGACGTGGATATTATTGAAGGGCTTTCTCCTGCGGTTTCAATAGAACAAAGGACCCCGTCGCACAATCCGCGCTCTACGGTTGGAACAGTAACTGAAATATATGATTATTTAAGACTTCTTTTTGCCCGTATAGGCAAACCTCATTGCTATCAATGCGGAAAAGAAATAAAACCCCAATCTGCCCAGCAGATAATTGATGAAATAATGAAGCTCCCTAACGGGACTAAAATTCAGGTAATGGCTGTTTTAGTGAGAGGCAGGATCGGAGTTTATGATGAACTTTTCAAGCGATTGCAAAAAGCCGGTTATTCACGTGTCAGAGTTGACGGCAAATTATATAATTTGGGAGAAAAAATAAAGCTTGACCGTTACAAAAAACACACTTTAGAGCTTATTGTGGACAGGATTGAAATACAAAGTAATTCACGCTCAAGAATTGCTGACTCCGTAGAAACAGCTCTTAAAGAATCAAAGGGACTTTTAACAGTATTAATCCAGAACCAAAACGGTACGAAAGAAAGAATGTTCAGCGAACATTTTGCCTGTATTGACTGCGGTATCAGCCTGCCCGAGATAGAACCGCGGTTATTTTCTTTTAATTCACCATACGGCGCTTGCCCTGAATGCACGGGGCTGGGAAATAAAATTGAAATTGACGAAGATCTTGTAGTTCCTGACAAAAATCGTTCAATTTCCGAAGGCGCCCTTCTTCCATGGTCAAATCCCATAACAACCAGAACACATCGGTGGAAAAATGCCTGGGGCGGTTATTATGCCGAGATGTTGGAAGATGTCTGTTCAAGAAATAGGATTGATAAACAAAAAAAATGGAAGGATTTAAAACGAGAACAGCAGGAAATTGTTCTTTTTGGTGACGGGGAATTTGAAGGGATAATCAAGAACCTTGAAAGAAGATACAAAGAGACTGAGTCGGATTATGTTAAGGAAGAAATTTACAACAAATATATGAGGCGCAGAATTTGCCCGGTTTGTAAAGGGAAAAGGCTCAAAAAAGAGGCGTTATCCATAACTCTGAACGACAAATCAATTTATGATATTGTCCAAATGTCAGTAATCAAAGCGCAGGAATATTTCAGCAGTTTATCTTTATCAGAGAAGGAAAAAATAATAAGTAAACCGATACTAAAAGAAATAAATTCTAGATTAGCTTTTTTGGCTAATGTGGGTTTAAGTTATTTAACTCTAGACAGGGAAAGCTCAACCTTGGCAGGCGGAGAAGCTCAGCGAATACATCTTGCAACACAGATAGGATCTGGCCTTACGGGAGTCCTTTATGTTTTGGATGAGCCCTCAATTGGCCTGCATCAAAAAGATAACAAAAAACTTTTAGATACTTTGATTAAATTGCGCGATTTGGGGAATTCTTTGATTATTGTAGAACATGACGAAGATACTATCAGAACTTCTGACTGGATTATAGATTTAGGGCCCGGAGCCGGAATTCACGGCGGGAAAGTCGTTGCGGAAGGGCCGCTTGAAAAAATATTGAAAGAAAAAAAATCGCTTACAGCCCAATATCTGAACGGCGAACTGAAAATAAAATTACCTGATAAAAGAAGAGTTCCTGCTGAAAGATTAATCAAAATTAAGGGGGCCAAGCAGTTCAATCTTAAAGACATAGATATTGATATTCCATTGGGGCTTTTTGTGTGCATTACAGGAGTGTCCGGTTCGGGTAAATCTACAATGGTCCACGAAGTCCTTTATAAGGCCTTAGCTCAAAAGCTTTACGGATCAAAAGAAATTCCGGGCAAACATCGGTCAATTTCAGGATATGAAAATATAGACAAGGTGATAATTGTTGACCAATCGCCGATAGGAAGAACCCCAAGATCTAATCCCGCTACCTATACAGGAGCTTTCGGCCCGATAAGAGAAATATTTTCGCAGCTTCCTGAAGCAAAAGCCAGGGGTTATATGCCGGGCAGATTTTCGTTTAACGTTAAAGGGGGACGGTGTGAAAACTGCCAGGGGGACGGCACTTTAAAAATAGAAATGCAGTTTTTGGCGGATGTCTATGTTAGGTGCGAAGTATGTAACGGAAAAAGGTTCAATGAAGAAACTCTCCAAATCAAATTCAAGGGTAAAAATATTGACGAAGTATTAAATATGACCGTTGAAGAAGGGTCAGAATTCTTTAAAAATATTCCGGCGCTTAAACGAATACTTTCAACGTTAAACGATGTCGGCCTTGGCTATATCAAGCTTGGCCAACCGGCAACAACTCTTTCAGGCGGGGAAGCTCAGCGCGTTAAACTAGCCACCGAGCTTTCAAAAAGATCTACCGGGCGAACTTTATATATTCTTGATGAACCCACTACCGGGCTGCATTTTGCCGATGTAGAAAAGCTTTTGAACGTATTACATAGGCTTGTAGATGCCGGAAATACCGTTATAGTTATTGAACATAACCTTGAAGTAGTAAAAACTGCTGACTGGATTATAGATCTTGGCCCTGAAGGAGGAGAACAAGGCGGACAAATAGTCGCTAAAGGTTCTCCCAAGGACATAGTTAAAAACGCCCGGTCTTATACCGGAAAGTACTTGAGTGCTTACCTTAAATAGGTGTAAAAAAAATTATTTAATCTGGAGGTTTACCCCGTTAGATAAAGATTTTCTGTTAAAGATAAAATAAAATGTGTCACTTCAGCGCTAAAAAAGTTGTTTGAGAGTTGATCTTAAAAGTTATCTAACGGGGTTTACATTTTTCTAAAAGTTTATTACAATAAACCAGTCCTAAGGTTGAACATACCCTAGGATTTTTGTTTTTTTAGACATCTTTTGATATCTAGATTATCAGCCCAAGGCTCCTGCCCGCCTTGGGAGGGGATCTGCCTAGGGCATGACACAGATTCAAAAAGATTACAGTGATTCAACAAATTATTAAGGACCTGAGAATGACAAAACATTTGCTTTCTATTTACGATTTAAATGAAAAAGCGATTAAAAATCTGTTATTGCTTTCTGCTGCTATTAAAAATAGCAAAAAGTATAACAATATCCTGTCAGGGAAAACGCTTGGATTAATATTTGAAAAACCTTCCACAAGGACGACCGTTTCGTTTGCTGTGGCAATGTATCAGCTTGGAGGGTATCCGCTTATTTTGCAGGCTCAAAACCTCCAGAGGCAAAGAGGGGAGACGCTGCACGATACAGCTAAAACTCTTTCCAGATATCTTGACGGTGTCGTTATAAGGGCATTCAAACACAGCGATGTTCAAGAGTTTGCAAGAGGGTCAAGCATGCCGGTAATAAACGGTTTAACTGATCTTGAGCACCCTTGCCAGGCGCTTGGTGACATGCTTACAATAATGGAAAAAAAGAAACTGAAAAATTTTAAAGATTTCAAAAAAATAAAAATAGTTTTTGTGGGTGACGGGAATAACATGGCAAATTCGCTGATCGGAGCGTGCGCATTTATGGGATGCAATTTTGTTATTTCAGGGCCTGATGGTTACAGCCCAAATCAGATTTTACTAAAAAAGGCAGAGGCTATAGCCAAAAAAACCGGAGCAAAAATTGAAATAAACAACAATCCGCAAAAAGCTGTTGAAGGCGCGGACATCATATATACGGATGTTTGGACTTCAATGGGCGAAGAAAACGAGCGCAGTGAGAGGCTCAAAGCGTTTAAGAGTTATCAGGTAAACAAAAATTTATTAAACTTGGCCAAAAAAGATTGTATTGTAATGCATTGCCTGCCTGCCATCAGAGGGGAAGAAATATCTGCCGAGGTTATGGACGGGCCGAATTCGGTAGTTTTTGACCAGGCAGAAAACCGGTTACATGTTCAAAAAGCAGTTTTGGTCTACCTCCTTAAATAAAAAACGTAACCAGTTACCAGCAACCAGCAAACCATAGATCCGGTTGTTGACTTGTTTTTACTGGTCACCGGTCACCGGTGGCTGGTAGCCAGTTTTTTTATGATTCTAGCCTACAAAGGACAATCACCTAAGATTCATCCTTCCGCAAAAATAATCGGGAAAAATATTACTATTATAGGATCAGTACAAATCCACGAAAATGTTTCTGTGTGGCCCGGGGCAGTTTTGCGGGCAGACATCGCGGAAATTATAGTCGGGAAAAACTCAAACATTCAAGATGGCGCGGTGCTCCACGTTAACTACGATTTACCAGTGATAATAGGCGAAGAAGTTACTGTTGGTCATAATGCAGTATTGCACGGTTGTACGATTGGAAACAATTGTGTGATCGGAATGGGTTCTATCCTCCTTGACGGATGTAAAATATCAAAAAATTGTGTAGTTGGCGCGGGAACGGTTGTAACAGAAAAAACTACTGTCCCGGAAGGCCATCTTATTTTGGGTGTTCCCGGCAAAATTAAACGCAAACTTACGTCCGAAGAAATAGAACTTATTAAAAGAAGCGCAAAAGAATATATAGAATTTGCAAAAAATTACCCTGAAGAAGAAAGGTAGCTTAAATTGTCAATCAAGCCTATCGAAGCATACAAAAAACTTGAGTCATTTTTCGGAAAACAGGGTTGGTGGCCCACAACCAAAATAGGGAAAATTACCCCGGGATATCACAATAAAAGTAAACAAAAAGTTTTATCTGGAAAAGAAAGATTTGAAATTTGCCTTGGAGCCATACTTACTCAAAATACAGCTTGGAAAAATGTAGAAAAAGCAATAGAAAACCTGAATAGAAAAAAGCTCATTGATATAAATAAAATTGCCAAAATTTTTAATAAAAAACTTGCCTTATTGATTCGGCCGTCAGGATATTATAACCAGAAGGCTGGCCGATTGAAAGATTTTGCAACATGGCTTGTAAAAAGTTATGATTCCAATATAGGCAGTTTTTTTACTAAATCTCCACAATCAGCTCGCAATGAACTTCTTTCTTTAAAAGGAATTGGGCCAGAGACAGCCGATTCAATGTTGTTATATGCCGGAAATAAATTGACTTTTGTTGTTGATGCCTATACTGTGCGGATTGGCCAAAGGTTAGGATGGTTTAAAGATATTAATTACGGTTTTATCAAGAACTTTTTTGAAAATAATTTGCCTGAATCGGTTGAGTTGTATAAAGAATACCATGCCCTGTTTGTGGCGCTTGGCAAACAACATTGCAAAAAAAGGCCGAATTGCATAAAATGTCCATTAAAGGCATACTGTAAGAATTGAAAAATGGAAAATATAGTTATATTTATCACCTGTGCTAACCTAAAAGAAGCCGAAAAAATCTCAAAACAATTGCTTGAAAAAAAGCTTACGGCGTGCGCAAATTTAGTCAGAGGCGTATCATCGCGTTACTGGTGGAAAGGGAAAATCCAAAAATCAAATGAAATAATGCTGATAATGAAAAGCAGGAAACGTCTTTTCAAGAAAATTATTTCCGAAGTGAAGAAAAATCATTCTTATGAAGTTCCGGAGATTATTGCCTTGCCAATAATTGCGGGAAATCCGGAATACCTTGAATGGATTAAGGAGTCAACCAAGTGAAGCAGGCTCTTTATGTGGTTTTGCAGGACATGACGACAAAAAAAGTAAAGTGCTTTTTGTGCCCGCACACTTGCAACATAATGCCCGGAAAAACCGGAATATGCAGGGCGCGCAAAAATATTGACGGGATTTTATATTCGCTGACCTATAATAAATTCACATCTATAAATATGGACCCGATAGAAAAAAAACCGCTGTATCATTTTTATCCGGGGAAGGGAATTCTTTCCGTTGGAACAATTGGCTGTAACTTTCGCTGCTCATTTTGCCAGAATTGGGAAATATCGCAGGCGGATTTTGACGACAGTTCCTTAACTGAACTTTCGCCGGATGCAGCCGTCGTTTTAGCGCAAAAATACAAATCCATAGGGATAGCCTACACCTATAATGAGCCATTGATAAACTTTGAATGGATACTAGACACGTCAAAGCTGGCACGAAAAAAATCGTTGAAAAATGTGCTTGTAACAAACGGATATATTAACCAAGAACCATTGGAAGAACTTTTGCCGTATATTGATGCCGCAAACATAGATGTCAAGTTTTTTAATGATGAGTCGTATGAAAAAATGTGCGGCGGCCATCTTGAACCAGTCTTAAAAACCGTTGAAACGTGTTTAAAAAAGAACGTTCACATTGAACTCACCAACCTTATCATACCCGGAGAAAACGACAGCAAGGAAGAGATTGAAAACTTGGTTAAGTGGATAGCATCGCTTAACAATAAAATACCTTTACATTTTTCAAGATATTTTCCTCAATATAAACTTGATACTCCTCCTACTGAAAAGAAAACGCTGGTTGAAGCTTACGAAATCGCGAAAAAACACTTAAAATATGTTTATATCGGGAATGTAAATGATTTTAACTACTCAAATACGTTGTGCGATAAGTGCGGGGGTGTTTTGATAGAAAGACAGGGTTACGCAACACATTTCAAAAATTTTGATAAAGGTAAATGTAATAAGTGCGGGCAAGAAGCTAAAATAATAAGTTAACCCCGTTAGAAACAGTAAAACAGGGAGAGAAAGCAGGATGTAAAGGAAAGAAGAGTAAGTTGCGTTTCAAAATTTTTTAAACAAGCTTCTGTTAGGCTGTTTCTAACGGGGTAAAAAGGAGCAAAAAATGAAAAAACAGCTTTTGATTGCGGTTTTGTTGGGAGTAATAGCTGCCATGTTTACAGGACTTTATCTCGTATCTGTTGAAAGTACTTACAGAATAAGCGCTCAAAAGGTAAAAGTATTGATTTCAAAACAATATATTAATCAGGGCGCGTTTATTGACGAAACTATGGTTCAGGAGACTTTGGTTCCTAAAGAATATATTCAGCCCAAGGCACTACAATCTATAAAGGATTTGCGAACTTCTGATGGAAGATATTTGTTTATGGCTGTTGCGCCAATTGAACAAGGGGAACAAATTATTACAACAAAACTTTCAATGCTTGGGATTGAAACAGGAATATCTGCGGTTATTCCTACCGCGCAGCGTGCAATAACCATTCCCTTGGACTCAAGAGTGGTAAACGGTATAATCAAACCAGGGAACCGCGTGGATATAATAGGGATATTTGAATATCAGGATAAATCTTCGGAACAGCAGCAGATAGCTCTTACTTTATTGCAGAATGTATTAGTCCTTTCAGTCGGAGATTCAGTTTTAGGAAGCGTTATCCCGAAAGCTGAAAAAGGTAAAGAAATGATATCAAATGAACAATCAGTATCAGATAGTATATCTGTTTCATTTTCTGTAAACTCTCAAGAAGGGGAGCTTCTAGCTCTTGCTTCGGAAAAAGGGACAATTAAGCTTTTGCTCAGGGGTGCCGGAGATGAAACTATTATAAATGTGAAGGGCGCGAAGATGGCTGACATCAGCAAGGAAATGATTTCTTCTCAAAGTTCAGCTAACACACAGCATTTACAGGATATGCAAAAAAAACAAAAAGAAATAATTTCAATACTAAAGAAATATAAACAATAAATGAATTAGCGGATAGCGCAGAGTGCCGTGCCTGCGGCAGACAGGTTTAGCGTATAGGAAAAGACAAAAGTCTTAAGTTTTTGGTTCAATAGGAAAACTGTTTTTGGGTGTAATATTTTTCTATCCGCAATACGCTATTTGCTAAACGCTAGGAAAATTAAATGGGAAAAATAATATCATTATTTGATAACCAGGATATTTCGCAAAGGGCATCTTTGGGCGTAAATCTGGCTATGGCTTTGGCGGAGCAATCAAGGGAAAAGATTGTCTTTGTTGACCTTAGCATGTCTGAAAACGGAACTATTGAACATTTAACCGGCATAAAGCCGGAGAAATCTATTTTGGACTTAATGTCAGTGCTTGAAAATATAAACGAGACGCTTATAAAAGGATATATTCCTTTCCATTCCTCGGGGGTAGCTTTTATTGAAGGCATTCCTAAAAGTGAAGCAAGTAATTTAAATCCTGAAAAAATATCCGAAGCCCTTAAGATGCTTTCTAAAGTTTTTCCTTACACTCTAGTTTTAATGCCTGATGATTACGGCCTGAATCTTTCTTCCATTTGCGCAGTTTCAAATCTTATTTTGATTTCTGTCTATCCTCATATGATTTCTCTTCCCAATGCCAAAACATTTTTAGGAAAACTTGGCGAGTGGCATTTTCCGATTCAAATTGCAAAAGGCATATATATTTCAATTGATTCAAAGAACGCCATAGACAGGAAAAAGATTGCCGATTACTTAGGGATAGATATTTTTGGCGAAGTCCCCTACGATATGGAAGGGATAATCACTTCAATAAATAAGGGCGTTGCCCAAATAACGGCTGATCCTCATTCCAAATTTTCAATCGCCATAAAACAATTTGCCAAAAGCCTGCTTAAAAACAGCATTTATATTGATACAAAATCCGGGCCAAATATTTCAAAAACAGGACCATCAAAAGATGAAAAAGAAGTGAAAAATAATTTTGATTCTTTAAAACTAAAGATCCACAGAGAATTGCTGGCTGAGTTTGGGGCAAAGAAAATAGACATCAAGGAATTTTCCGATAAGAATAAATCAGCCCAGATAAGAGAAATGACAAGGAAAACAATACAGGAAATAATTGCTCGTCAGGAAGTTTCTTTAAGCCGCGAGGAAAGAGAACGGATAGTAAACGAAATAATTGATGAGGCGCTTGGGCTGGGATGCCTTGAAAAGTTCCTAAAGGATACTGAAGTAACCGAAATAATGGTAAACGGTCCCCATGAAATATACATTGAGAAAAAAGGCAAAATCTATCTTTCCGACGAACATTTCTTGTCCAACGATCAGCTTATGACTGTAATAGACCGTATTGTTTCGCCGATAGGAAGAAGGGTAGATGAATCTTCTCCCATAGTTGACGCAAGGCTTTCTGACGGCTCCAGGGTCAACGCTATCATTCCACCGTTATCTTTAGTGGGCCCAACGCTGACAATCAGAAAATTTTCGCATAAAAAATTGATTGTTGAAGATCTTATTGAATTTGGTGCGCTGAACAATCAAATGGCCGAATTTTTAAGGATATGCGTACAGCTTCGCAAAAATATTGTGGTGTCCGGCGGAACCGGGTCGGGTAAAACCACTCTTTTAAATGTTATTTCATCCTTTATTCCTTCCGATGAACGAATTGTTACAATTGAAGATTCCGCGGAACTTAAGCTTCCTCAAAAACACGTAGTGCGCCTTGAATCGCGGCCGCCTTCTATTGAAGGAAAAGGGGAAGTGCCGATACGGCGTTTGGTTATCAATGCGCTCAGGATGCGGCCTGACCGTATTGTAGTCGGCGAGTGCCGGGGAGGAGAAACTCTTGATATGCTTCAGGCGATGAACACCGGCCATGACGGTTCAATGACCACAATTCATGCGAATTCTCCGAAAGACGGTATTTCACGATTGACTACAATGGTTATTATGGCAGGAACTGAACTGCCGGAAAAAGCTATAAGGGAACAAATTGCATCGGCAGTCCAGATTATCGTTCAGCTGTCTCGACTTAGCGACGGTTCCAGAAAGATTGTTGATATTTCGGAAGTCGCAGGAATAAAAAATGACGCAATATCTTTAACCGGATTATTCAAGTATGAACAAACTGCTATAAAAGACGGGAAAGTTACCGGAAAATTTATTGCGCTAGGAAATAAACCTTCTTTTATTGATGAAATTGAAGTGCACGGACTTAAACTTGACCGTTCAATGTTTAAAGAGGGTGTTCTTATATGACAAGCGGAATCATGGTGTTTCAAATCGGAGCTGTTACGGCAATAGGAATATTTATTTCTTATCTAATGTATTTGCTTATGAGTCATAAAGAAAATGGAAAAAAAATTAAAGATGGGCCTGCTGCATTAAAAGTTGAAGCGCAAAAAGATAAGAATAATATTTTTGATGCGGCCTTAAAAATTTTGTCAGAAAAACCAAAGTCAAAAGAATCTTTGCAGATTAAAATCTATGCTGCTGTCATTGTTTTTGCGGTGATACTTATTTTATCACTAAAGATTATTTTCGCGTTATTAGTCGGGATTGGGACGTTTATTGCGATAGGATTGTATTTTAATAGTCAGATTAATAAAAAGTTGGAACTTTTTGACAACCAGCTGATTGAAGCGCTGGGAATGTTAGCAAATTCGGTCAGAGCCGGACAATCGTTCATGCAGGCGCTTGAAAATATGGTCAAGGATACAAAGGATCCGATTTCAAGCCAGTTTGCCGATGCGCTCCGCCAGGTAAAACTGGGAGTATCCGTTAACAAAGCGCTGGAAGAAATAACTGAACGCATCAGGAGCAAGGATCTTAAAATTGTTATTACGTCTATAAATTTGGCTCGGGAAACAGGCGGAAATCTCGGCGAAATACTTTCGCGTATTGCGGATACCATGCGGGAGAGAAAAAAAATCCGCGGGAAAATAAATGCCCTAACAGCTCAAGGGCGAATGTCAGGTATGGTTATGGGAGCGGTACCGTTTATATTGCTTTTTGTTCTATATTTTATTGAACCTGAGATAATGGGACTTCTTTTTACTACGCTTTTGGGAAATTTGATGCTGACTGTTGCAGTTATAATGATATCTCTAGGCATGTTTGTTATAAACAAAATTATAAGTATTGATATTTAATCATGGAAAGAATTTTCTTTATTTTTGCGGCTTCACTTCTTTTTGGTTCATGTATCGCCATTATAGCTTTGGCAATATTACATTATCTTTCTCAGCTTGAAATTGAAAAGAAATTTAAGGAAAGGAGTGAAAAAGTTTCGGAAGTCTATAAGAAAGGAATAGTTTGGAATTTTTTATTTATCGCCGGAAAAATCGGCGAATATATTAAAAAAATCCAGTATAAAAAGATAGATGAAATGGCGCTAGATATAACAAAAAATCTTGAAATTCTCGGAGGCGCATACAGTAAAGTTAATGCGCATACTTACATTGGTGTTCAGGTATTATTTGCCATTGCATTTATCTTAATTTCAGTTTTTGCGCTTGATATTTATAACATTTTTATACTCTTAATTATTGCTGTTATGGGATTTTTTGTTCCGTGGTATTGGCTAAAAGAACAGACTAAAGCAAAACATAAAGCTATTTTCCGCCAGATTCCGGATGTTTTGGATATGCTGACAATGATGGTTGAAGCAGGCCTTGATTTTAATGCTTCGCTTTCCAAAATACTTGAACTTGAAAAAGGACAACTGATTGATGAGTTCAAGGCAGTCCAGCAAGAGATAAGATTCGGAAAATCAAGAATTGAAGCATTTGAATCAATGGCGTTACGGATTAAATATCAGCCATTGACACAGGTAATAAATGCTTTGATGCTTGCGATTAAAACAGGAGGAAGTCTTGCCCCGACGTTGAGAACATTGTCAGAACAATTCAGGATTGAAAGGTCTCAACTTGCAGAAAAGATGGCCCAGGAAGCGCCAATAAAACTGATGGGCCCTTTGGTACTGCTAATTTTTCCTACCATATTCATTATTCTTTTCGGCCCCATAATTTTATCCTTCATGGGGAAATAATCTACTTTAAGAAAAGGATAACACCTGCATCATCAACTGTAATTACTTTTATTTCCTTTCCCAGTATCGATTCAATAATAGCAGTGCCCGGTTTTTCGGCCGATTTAGCGATTAAAGAAAATAGTTCCGGCATTTTAACGGCATCTAAAAGATGTTTTCCTATAATATCTTTCCCTGTCATTGATAAAAAAACAAGAAACTGACTATTAACGGAAATAATCCGATTTTCAGCGTCAATTATCATTAATCCCGAAGAAATATGATTAGAAAGATCTTTGATAAGCAGTGACATTTTCTGGTCTTGTTTATAGTAACGTTCACTATGGGACGGCGAAGCAGATTGAACGCTGGATAGCAGAGTGTTAATTTGAGAAGCGATTCGTCCGAAATCATCTTTGCCCAGTTCAGGAATTGTTCCGCCTTTGCTTAAAGTTACTGAATTTATAAAATGTTCAAGTTTTTTGAAAGGGCTAGCAAATAATGTATTAACAATTACAAAGATACTCAAAATAGTGGCCAGAAAAAGTATAAGAGAGATAAAAATGAATTTCTGTCTTGTGTTTTCAATGTTTTTTTCAGTTTTTTCTTTTGAAAAACCGACACAAAGTGTTGTGCAAGAAGAAATAGGGCAGGAAAACAAAAATTTATTTGATTTTAGAGTATTTTGAATTAGAGAAGAAGCTGCAGATACCGCGTTTTTTGAAAAAGGATCTGTATATATCCTATTCCATTCACTTGTTTCATTATGAGTTATAACTTTACCAGTTTTATTAATGATATAGGCAGTATAAATTCCGTCATATTTCATTATGTTTTCAATACTATTTAGTATTGTTAGATCATCAGAATTCTGTAATGCTTTTGACAATGAATTTTGATATAGGTTAACTATATTGTCAAGTTTTTCTTTGATTTGTGAGTCATATAACTTTTTTTGAATCGGTACAAACTGAAAAAAATAAATAAATGCAATGATGCATGCAAAAAGAATCGATAAAAATACGATAAGTTTAATAGATAAGCTGTTAAAAATGTTTTTCATAACAAAATGGTTTGAGAATATTAAAAGAAATTGATAAAATACCTAAAAAATTAATAAATGATATCTAATTGTTTCAATATCTTTCAATTGATATTTTAAATCTTATATATTAAATTGATTATAGCTAATTTGAAATTAACAAAGCAAATTCTTTTGAGATTTAAAATAGTAATAAAGGAGAAATTATGAAGCTCGATTTACTAAAAAGAAGGTATTCTTTGAAGAAAATCCTGATTTTATCTGGGATATTTTTGTTAATATTATTATTTGGAATTATTTATTTCAGCAATAGTTGGGATTTCAAAACTTTTTATGATATAGGAATGTTAGCAAGACAAAAAAATAATATTTATTTAGCTTCGCAAACAACAGGTTTATTTGTTTTTTATTCACCATTTTTTTCAATTTTGATGATGCTTTTTACTTTTTTTCCCGAAAGGGTCTCTGCTT is a window encoding:
- a CDS encoding type II secretion system F family protein; the encoded protein is MTSGIMVFQIGAVTAIGIFISYLMYLLMSHKENGKKIKDGPAALKVEAQKDKNNIFDAALKILSEKPKSKESLQIKIYAAVIVFAVILILSLKIIFALLVGIGTFIAIGLYFNSQINKKLELFDNQLIEALGMLANSVRAGQSFMQALENMVKDTKDPISSQFADALRQVKLGVSVNKALEEITERIRSKDLKIVITSINLARETGGNLGEILSRIADTMRERKKIRGKINALTAQGRMSGMVMGAVPFILLFVLYFIEPEIMGLLFTTLLGNLMLTVAVIMISLGMFVINKIISIDI
- a CDS encoding type II secretion system F family protein, whose translation is MERIFFIFAASLLFGSCIAIIALAILHYLSQLEIEKKFKERSEKVSEVYKKGIVWNFLFIAGKIGEYIKKIQYKKIDEMALDITKNLEILGGAYSKVNAHTYIGVQVLFAIAFILISVFALDIYNIFILLIIAVMGFFVPWYWLKEQTKAKHKAIFRQIPDVLDMLTMMVEAGLDFNASLSKILELEKGQLIDEFKAVQQEIRFGKSRIEAFESMALRIKYQPLTQVINALMLAIKTGGSLAPTLRTLSEQFRIERSQLAEKMAQEAPIKLMGPLVLLIFPTIFIILFGPIILSFMGK
- a CDS encoding ATPase, T2SS/T4P/T4SS family translates to MGKIISLFDNQDISQRASLGVNLAMALAEQSREKIVFVDLSMSENGTIEHLTGIKPEKSILDLMSVLENINETLIKGYIPFHSSGVAFIEGIPKSEASNLNPEKISEALKMLSKVFPYTLVLMPDDYGLNLSSICAVSNLILISVYPHMISLPNAKTFLGKLGEWHFPIQIAKGIYISIDSKNAIDRKKIADYLGIDIFGEVPYDMEGIITSINKGVAQITADPHSKFSIAIKQFAKSLLKNSIYIDTKSGPNISKTGPSKDEKEVKNNFDSLKLKIHRELLAEFGAKKIDIKEFSDKNKSAQIREMTRKTIQEIIARQEVSLSREERERIVNEIIDEALGLGCLEKFLKDTEVTEIMVNGPHEIYIEKKGKIYLSDEHFLSNDQLMTVIDRIVSPIGRRVDESSPIVDARLSDGSRVNAIIPPLSLVGPTLTIRKFSHKKLIVEDLIEFGALNNQMAEFLRICVQLRKNIVVSGGTGSGKTTLLNVISSFIPSDERIVTIEDSAELKLPQKHVVRLESRPPSIEGKGEVPIRRLVINALRMRPDRIVVGECRGGETLDMLQAMNTGHDGSMTTIHANSPKDGISRLTTMVIMAGTELPEKAIREQIASAVQIIVQLSRLSDGSRKIVDISEVAGIKNDAISLTGLFKYEQTAIKDGKVTGKFIALGNKPSFIDEIEVHGLKLDRSMFKEGVLI